A segment of the Fusobacterium ulcerans genome:
CATAAATTTGAAGTTTCTGTTTCTACTCCCCAAAAGAATTTATATCTTTCACTATAAAAATGAGTTATCAATATATCAGCTACTTTTTTCATGTCTTTCTTCCAAATATCTTTGTATGGCTGAGGCAGTGTTGGTGTAAGCATTACTATGTAAGCATAAAGCTGATCTAATTGAGCTACTATCTGCACTTCTGGATCTTTTGTATGTTTAGGATACCAAGTAAAATATCCACGCCCATCATCTAAATAGACACTAAATATATAATCTTTAAGCTGAATTATTTTATGAAGTACTCCAACATCATGAGTTAAGAAATAATACATTCCTAATCCTGTAATTCCATAAGCAAGGTCCTGACTAGTATGTTCATATCTCTCTGCTCCCCATTCTCCTGTTTCTATATTTTTTTAGTAAACATTCCGTAATTTCCATCTATTGCATCTATTAATGCTAAAGTACCTTTTCTGCATAATTTCAGATACTCAGGTTTCCCAGTCATATGAAAGGCTATACCATAGGCGTATGTCTGACGTGAATGTGCTCTTATAAAATTATATTCTGTTTCTATCCTTCAGTTATTTTATCTTTTAAAGCTTCTTTAAATTCTTCTGGCCATTCTTCTTGATTCTTCGAAAGAACTTCTCCTTTATTTGTACGATATGTTGGAAATAAATCATCTTTTAATTCTACAGCATCTGGAAGAGTCCAAAATTTCATTAAATCATTTTCTAAATGGTTAAGCCATACTTCTGGACCTAAAGCATTTTCTATTAACTCTTTTGTTTTTTCAGCCATTATTTTTCTCCTTTTAAAATATTATACTTCTACATGCTATTGTATTACTCTATTTCCATTTATTTGTCAATGCCTATAAAAAATAATCTTTGAATAATATTATTTTTGAAATAAAATCCAATAAATTATGCTATATTATAAACTTATAAAAAAAAGAACAGCTAAAGCTGTTAAAGCTTTTAACTGTTCCATTTTATATAATTATTAGATTTTACTTACATCAAATACATCTAGCTTGTCTTCTTCTATATGTCCATCCTGCATTCTAAGAATAGCATTAATTGTATCAAGAGCTGTTAATACATCCACTCCATACTCTATTGCTGTTCTTCTCATTTTAAATCCATCTCTTTGAGCGTCATTTGCTTTTGTTGGTGTATTTATTAATAGATCTACTTCTCTATTTTTTAATACATCTGAAATGTTTGGCGATGGTTCATCTATTTTATTTACTACTGTTGCTTCTACTCCATTTTCTGCTAGGAATTTTTGTGTTCCACTTGTTGCAAACAAGATTGATCCATGTGCAATTAAGCTCTTAGCAATTGGTAAAAATTCATCTTTATCTTTATCTCTGATAGTTACCAGTATTTTTCTGTCTTTGATAAGGTGCACTCTGTTAGCTCCAAGCAGTCCTTTATAGATAGCTTCATCTACATTGTTTCCTACTCCCAGTACCTCTCCTGTTGATCTCATTTCTGGTCCTAATGATACCTCTACACTTGATAGTTTTTCTGTTGAGAATACTGGTACTTTTACTGCTACTACATTTGGCTTCTTGTAGATTCCTGTTCCATATGCCATATCTTTTAATTTTTCTCCAAGTGCTACTCTTGTTGCTATTTCAATAGCTGGTACTCCTGATACTTTTGAGATATATGGAACTGTTCTTGATGATCTTGGGTTTACTTCTATTACATAAAGTTTATTTTCATATGCGATAAACTGAATATTCATCATACCTTTTACTTCAAGAGCTTTTGCTATTCTCTTAGTTATTTCTAAAAGTTCAGCTTCAGTTCCTTCATATAAATTTTGCTGTGGATAAATAGTGATTGAGTCTCCTGAGTGAACTCCAGCTCTTTCTAAATGCTCCATTACTCCCGGTATTAAGATATCCTCTCCATCACAGATAGCATCTACTTCTAATTCGATTCCATTTAGATATTTATCTATCAACACTGGATTTGATGGATCTCTGTCAAATGATGCTTCTAGGTATTTTACCAGATTATATTCATCGTGACATATTTCCATTCCCTGTCCACCTAGTACATATGATGGTCTTACCAGCACTGGATAGTTTATTTCATTTGCTATTTCTATTCCATGCTCTACATCCCATACTGCTCTTCCTTTTGGTCTAGCAATATCAAGCTCTTCCATCATTTCTTCGAATCTTTCTCTGTCTTCTGCTTCATCTATTTTATCTGCACTTGTTCCTATTACTTTGATTCCTCTATCGCTCAAATCATTTGCTAATTTGATTGCTGTCTGTCCTCCAAATTGAAGTATTACTCCCTCTGGTTTCTCTTTTTCAAGGATATTCATTATATCTTCTGTTACTAATGGTTCAAAGTATAGTTTGTCTGCTGTTGAGAAGTCTGTTGATACTGTCTCTGGGTTATTGTTTATTATGATACTTTCTATTCCTAGCTTCTTTAATGTTTTTACTGCATGAACTGTACAGTAGTCAAATTCTATTCCCTGCCCAATTCTTATCGGTCCTGATCCTATTACCACTATTTTTCTCTTGTTAGATACTTCTACCTCATCATATTGATCATATGTTGAATAGAAATATGATGAATCAGCTGCAAATTCTCCAGCACAAGTATCAACCATTTTATATACTGGCTCTATGTGGAAATATTTTCTTTTTCTTTCAATATCTTTTTCAGTAACTCCCATTAAAGACGCAATTCCTTTGTCTGAGAATCCTTTCTTTTTAAGATTTCTTAAATATGTTTCATCTAAATTTTTAAATTCTGTATCTTTTAAAATTTCTTCCTGTTTAACAATCCATTCGATTTTCTCCATGAAGAATTTATCTATTCCAGTAATTTTCTGTAATTTTTCTTTGATGTATCCTCTTCTAAGCATTTCTGCCACTATGAAGATTCTCTCATCATCTGGTTTTACAACTGCTGCTTTTAATTCTTCCATAGTCATTTTTTGAGCTACTGGATGCTCTAAGTTGTATCTTCCTATTTCAAGTGATCTGATACCTTTCAGGAACGCTGCTTCAAAGTTATTTCCTATTGCCATAACTTCCCCTGTTGCCATCATTTTTGTACCAAGTTTTTTATCAGCCTTTTTAAATTTATCAAACGGCCATTTAGGTATTTTTACAACTATATAGTCAAGAGCTGGCTCAAAACAAGCAAAAGTTTTTCCAGTTACTTCATTTTTTACTTCATCTAACAGGTATCCTAGAGATAATCTTGTAGCTACCCTTGCAATAGGATATCCTGTTGCTTTAGAAGCTAGTGCTGATGATCTTGATACTCTTGGGTTGATCTCTATTATTGCATATTCAAATGATTTTGGGTGAAGAGAGAACTGTACATTGCATCCTCCAATAACTCCAATTTCATTTACTATTTTAATAGCAGAAGTTCTAAGCATTTGATATTCTCTATCTGATAAAGTTTGAGAAGGAGCAACAACTATTGAGTCTCCTGTATGGATTCCTACTGGGTCAATATTTTCCATATTACATACTGTAATACAGTTTCCATCTTTATCTCTTATTACTTCATACTCTATCTCTTTCCAACCAAGGATAGATTTTTCAATAAGTACCTGTTTTACTCTAGACAGAGCCAGTCCTTTCATAAGGATATCTTCAAGCTCTTTTGGATTATATGCAAATCCTCCACCAGTTCCTCCCAATGTATAAGCAGGTCTTACTACTACTGGATACCCTATTTCTCTAGCTACTTTAAATCCGTCTTCAAGGTTTTCTACTATTTTACTTTGAATAATAGGTTCTCCTATTTTTTCCATAGCTTCTCTGAATAGTTCTCTGTCTTCTCCTCTTTTGATAGATTCGATAGGAGTTCCGATTACTTTTACTCCATATTTTTCAAGAATACCTTTTTCAGATAACTCAACAGCCATATTTAATGCTGTCTGTCCTCCCATTCCAGCAAGAATAGAGTCTGGTCTCTCTTTAGCTATTACTTTTTCAACAAAGTCTGCTGTGATTGGTTCTATATATATTCTGTCTGCTACTGCTTTATCTGTCATTATTGTTGCTGGGTTAGAGTTGATCAGTACAACTTCTATCCCCTCTTTTTTCAGAGTCTCACAAGCCTGAGTTCCTGAATAGTCAAACTCTGCTGCCTGTCCTATTATGATTGGTCCTGAACCTATAACTAATGTCTTTTTTATAGACTTATCTAACATTTTATTCCTCCCTCAAACTTTAAATTAACCTTCTATAACTTGTAAGAAATCATCAAACAGATAATCAGAATCAGATGGTCCAGGCCAAGCTTCTGGATGGTACTGTACACACATTATTTTCAATTCGCTGCTTTTCATTCCCTCAATAGAATTATCGTTCAGGTTTATATGAGTTACTTTCATAGCCTCTGGTACATTATCCACTACATAACCATGGTTTTGTGAAGTTATGAATATCTTATTTTTCTCTAAATCTTTAACTGGATGATTGCATCCTCTGTGACCATATTTTAATTTAGTAGTAGATCCTCCAAGTGCCCATGCCAGAAGCTGATGTCCAAGACATATTGCAACTATTGGAAGTTTTCCTATCATTTTCTTTATTTCATTTATTACTTCTGTAAGATCAGCTGGGTCTCCTGGTCCATTTGAAAGGAACAATCCATCAAGATCATATTTCATTATCTCTTCAGCAGTTGTGTTCCAAGGGAAAACTACCATATGGCAATCTCTCTTTTTAAAACTTCTAAGGATATTTCTTTTGATTCCAAAATCCATTACCCCTATTCTTTTTCCAGTACCTGGTATTTCATATATCTCTTTTGTACTTACTTTGCTCACTGCATCTTTGTTGCAGAATTTTTCAAAATGTTCATCTATCTCTTTTTGAGTCAGGTCTTGAGAAGTGATTATAGCTCTCATAGCTCCCTCTTCTCTTATTATCTTTGTAAGCTGTCTTGTATCTACACCTTTGAATGCCACAACTTTATTTTGTCTTAAGAATCCATCTAAAGTCATCTCACATCTAAAATTATTTGGAAGTTTTGCATCTTCTTTAATAACAAACCCTTTTAAATGTATTTTAGAAGACTCCATGTCCTCTAGATTTATTCCATAATTTCCTATCATAGGATATGTCATTACTACTATCTGCCCACAATAAGAAGGATCTGTTAAAAGCTCCTGGTACCCTGTCATTCCTGTATTAAAAACAAGTTCTCCAACAGTTTCCCCTAACTCTCCAAAAATCTTTCCTTCAAAACTCATACCATTTTCAAGAATAAGCTTTCCTTTCATTTGACCTCCTGTAATTTAAAAGTTTTCCTAAAAAAAAAGATACAACAGTTTGTCATATCTTTTCTTAAGATAAATATATGTGAATTAATTTTAAAGACAATATTCCCGTAAAAACTTTAGAAATAAATGTAAAAGAGCAGAAAATAGAATCCTTTATCTTCTTTAATGATAAATTTTTTATTCCTTCCATTCCTTTACCTCCTTTTTTTTACTAAAAGAAAGTATATCTATTTTTTCAAATTATGTCAAGAATTTTTTGATAATATCCCCTTTTAATTTTTTTTTTGATCTTTTTTTATACATTTTTCATAAAATATTAAAAAAATATAAATTTTTTTAGTTTCTCGTATTGACTATTAGCCATTTATGTGATAATAAGATATCGGGAGGTGCATCATGGATTTTATAATTATCACAAATAACAACAAGGTTTATAATTTTTACAAAGAAACAAATGATGTTTTTTATTTTCAAAAAAAAGATTTCCTAGATCTTTTAGAGATAGTGAAAGAGGAAATATATAAAGGACATAAACTTCTTTCTGATCCTATCATGTATAATCTAGAAAATTCTGAGAATCCATATAAATCTATTGCTGTCTCTAAAGACACTTTTTCAGATGATGGAACTCAAAAAAAATTAATAGATGGAGTAATTAGTATAGCTAGAAAAATTCCAAACAGAAAAAATTTCTCTGAATTTTCTGAAACTACTTTAGAAGAATTTAGATTTATTGACTTAAATCTTCTAACTGATGGAACTAAATCTTTTAGCTACTAATCTCTTGGAGGTGGACTGTGGTTCAATTTTATTTTAAAAGAATCCTTGAAAAAATAAATTTCAATTTCATTCCTGTTTTTGATTTAAAAGATGATTCTATTTATGGTTACAAAATTATAAAAGATTTTTCTGTAATAGGGTTCAATGACAAAGATCTTATGTATCAAATGGCCTTTGAAGATGATACATTTGAAACTCTTGTCTTAAAGCTTCTTGAAAAGTCATTTCAAATGGCTATTGAGAATAACTGCATAGATAAGAAGCTTTTTTATACTTTAAGATTGAATTATGTCCTGGACAATAGTATATTCTTTGACAGAATACACACACTGGTATCATCACTTAAACTCAATGAAAATAATATTATCTTTGACATAAAAGGAATAACAGATTGGGAAAAGTTTTATGAAGAAACTAAAAATTGTAAATTTGAATATCTTAAACTTTATAAAGAGGATAGAGGTATCCCCATCAATTTAAACAGAGTTGCACAAGAAAAACCAGAACTTATTGAAATCAGAGATACTCAAAATTTTATGCACATAGGTGAATATATTGATAATGATATCAAGATAATTTTTAATACAAATACTGACCCTTCTTTTACAAAAGAAGATTTGAAAAAAATAGGAGCAGACTACTATTATTATTTTAATAAAAATAAACAATTTGATGAAACTGAGTCATAATATGAATCTAAATAAAAGAGCCTAATCCAAGAAGTTATTATCTTTTAATAACTGGTGGATCAGGCTTTTTTTATTTTCTATCTGCTTTTTATCTTTTCTCTAGATTTTATCTTCTACCCATTTTACAAGGCTCTCTCTTGTTTTTTCTACAATCTCATCATAATTTAATCCTTCAGGTGATACTTTCTCAAAGAATTTAACTTCTATCTTAGAAGCCTTAGGAAATTTAGTATTTGCAGGGAAAGCTTCAAATGCTCCTCTTATTCCAAAAGGTACAACTGGTATATCCAACTCTTTTGCCAAAATAGCAAATGCCTTTTTAAATTCCAGCATCTTTCCATCTCTTGTTCTTGCTCCTTCTGGGAATATAACAACGCTCTTTCCATCTTTCAATACTTTAGCCATTGTCTGAAGTACCTCTCCAAGATTTTTATTGATATCTACCAGAATAACATTTGAATTTTCTCCAAGTTTTCTCATATATCCCTTAGAAAAATGCTTTACTTTTGCAAGATAATAAATGTTTCTAAGTATTTTTGATGGAACTGAATGATTAAATATAAAAGCATCCAAAAGACTTTGGTGATTTCCTGCATAAATAACTGGTTCTGATGTCAGATTTTCCATTCCGCTTTTTTGTACTCTAAAATACAATTTGAAAGGAAGCCATGTCAGTAATTTTCCCATCATTGTTACTATATTTGACTTAGGAAGATCAGCCTCTATATCCTTATTCAGATAATCTTTCCAGTTGATTTCCTCTATCTTTTCATCGCTTCTATTTTCTTTTACAAATTCAGCCAGTTTCTCTACAGTTGGATTATCAAGAATTATGTTCTCTGCTCCCTTTACTCCAAAATTACTTTCCAAATAAGTCAAAAGTTCAACCATATCTAAAGAATCCATACCTAAATCCAGTTCTATATGAGCTGATGGCGAAACTGGTCTGTTCTTAGTCTTTACCAGATAATCTTTTAAAAGAGTATATTCTTCATATTTAGGCTCTTCTATATGAATATTTTCTGTTTCCTTCTCTTTCAGCATATCAGGTATCATAAATCTTCTTATCTTACCTATTTTTGTTTTAGGCATCTCTTCCTGTACTATTCTTATATCTAGTATTTTTCTATAATTAGGAGCTTTTCCATTGTATGAATCAATAACTCCCCATTTCAGTGTTTCTTTTATGTTTGTTACTTTTTCATCATATATTTTCTGAAAGTTAGGATATATAACTGCTGTAAGCACTGAATCTATTTCAGAAATTACTATCTCCTGAATAAGATTAGTCTTACTCATTATCTGCTGTTCTATCTCAATTGGATTGATATTTTTTCCATTTGATAAAACTATCATCTCTTTTTTTCTTCCTGTTACATATAGGAATCCATCTCTAATTTCTCCAAGGTCCCCTGTATGTATCCATCCTTCACTGTCAATAGTTTCAGCAGTTTCTTCTGGTTTATTGTAATATCCTTTCATTACATTTCTACCTCTGGCAATAATTTCTCCATCTTCTGCTATTTTAGCTTCTATTCCAGGAAGTATTCTTCCAGCTGATCCGGGTCTTATCTCATCTAGTGGTGTAAATGAGATCATTGGAGCTGTTTCTGTCATCCCATACCCTTCACATACTTTTAATCCCAGTGTAAGAAAATCTCTTGATACTCTTGGGTCAAGCTTAGATCCCCCTGATACAAAAAATCTTACATTTCCACCAAAATTATCATGGACTTTTTTAAATATTTTTCTGCTGAAAGAGATGCTGTTTATTTTTTCACATAATTTAAAAATAAGCTTTGTTGCCTTACCAGCATTTATTTTTTCCATTATTTTCTGATGAAGCATTTCCCATAATCTTGGAACTCCTATCATCATAGTTACTTTATAAGTCTGAAAAGCATCTACCATAGACTGAGAAGACATCTCTTTAAGGAATATTATTGTTGCTCCCTTAGCCAGAGGTACTACCCCTGATCCCAGTAATGGAAATATATGATGCATAGGAAGAAGTGCCAGAACAATATCTTCTTTCACAAACATTTTATATTTGTCCAGTCCTTCTATATTCACAAGTATGTTATCAAATTTAAGCATTACTCCTTTAGGTTTTCCAGTAGTACCTGAAGTATACAGCATCAAAGCAATATTTTCCGGCTCTGGTGAATTAAGAACAAGTTCTTCTGTTATCTCATGATCTTCAACATCATCTACAACCACTATTTTTAAATCTTTTTTTGCTGCTTCAAGAGCTTTTTTTACATTTGAAAGATTATTTTGTGATGTATAGATATATTTCGAATCAGAATCTTCTATATAATATACAAGTTCCTCCCCTGATAAACTTGAATCAAGACACACACATGTTCCTGATTTGTCCCATACTCCTAGGAAAGAGTAAAGAAGTTCAGGTCTGTTTTCCATATATATTATAACTCTGTCCTCTTTTTCTATTAATACTTGTGAAGAAAAAATCTTAGCTTTAGTTATCATTTCTTTATAACTTATATTTCTTCCTTCGTATATTATCGCTGTCTTATTATAATCTCTTACAAATTCCAACTTATCCCCCTAAATATTTTAATCGTTTAGTGCAATTATAGCATATTTTATAATTTTAGACAATTAGAACAGTACCCCTCACCTATTCTAAATATTTGTTATTTCAATATTTAAAATCATTATTTTACTAAAAACACTAAATAATGAACTTATTCTTATTTCTTTTGCATCTCTTAAATATTCTGGGACAAACACTTTTATCCCCTCTGCTTCTTTTTCTATATATTTTATCTCTTTTTGAGAAATATTATTTGTATCTTTTATAAATTCACCCTGAATTATATCTTGGCATCCTGCTCATCCAAAACTTTGAATTTCTTTTTTCAAAATTATTCCTTTAAAATTATTTTTCTTCATATATTTTATAACTTTTTCTTTTATTTCTATCAAATTTTTCCTCCTTTTAAAATTTAGTATTTTCTTAAATTTTATCACATTTTTGTATTAATTCAATATAAAGAATATGTATAAAAATCAATAATTGGAAATAAAATTTCATTTTTACGATATATAAAATTTTATTATTCAAATAAAGGGTTTACATATCTTTAAATATGTATTATAATTAACTGTTAATACTTTATAACTTTAAAGGAGAATGTGATGGGAAGATTAGTTGGAACTATTTCTAGAGGACTTCGTGCACCTATTATTCATCAAGGTGACAAAATTGAAGATTTCGTAGTTGATGCAGTGTTAGCTGCTGTTGAAAGCGATGGTATAACATTAAGAGACAAGGACATTGTTGCGGTTACAGAATCTATAGTTGCCAGAGCTCAAGGAAACTATGCTACTATTGATGATATTGCAGCAGATGTAAAAAATAAATATGGAGATAATGCTATTGGTGTTATTTTTCCAATTTTAAGCCGTAACAGATTTTCTGTATGCTTGAAAGGAATAGCTAAAGGAGCAAAAAAAATTATTCTTATGTTCAGTTATCCATCTGATGAAGTTGGAAACCATTTTATTGATATGGAGCTTTTAGATGAAAAAGGTGTAAATCCTTGGAGTGATATTCTTAGTGAAGCTGAATTTACTGAGAAATTTGGAAAGCCTCTTCATGAATTTACTGGAGTAAATTACATTGAGTACTATTCTGATTTAATAAGAGAGCAGGGAGCAGAGGTTGAAGTAATATTTGCTAACAATCCTACTGCAATTTTAAATTATACTGACTGTGTTTTAAACTGTGATATCCATACTCGTTTCAGAACTAAAAAATTATTAAAAAAAGCTGGAGCTAAAATAGTATTTGGTATGGATGAAATACTTACTTCTTCTAGAAATGGAAGCGGATATAATGAGGATTACGGGCTGTTAGGTTCTAATAAAGCTACTGAAGATACTATAAAACTTTTCCCTCGTGATTGTAAAGATACAGTTCTTAATATCCAAAAAATGTTTTTAGAAAAAACTGGAAAAGCTATAGAAGTTATGGTATATGGAGACGGAGCATTTAAAGATCCAGTTGGAAAAATATGGGAACTTGCTGACCCAGTAGTTTCTCCGGGATATACTTCTGGATTAGAAGGAACTCCTAATGAAATAAAATTAAAATATCTTGCTGATAATGATCTTGCTGGACTTACAGGAGAAGAATTAAACAAAGCTGTTGCTGAAGCAATAAAAAATAAAGATTCTGATCTTAAAGGGCAAATGATAACTCAAGGTACTACTCCTAGAAGACTTACAGATCTTATAGGATCACTATGTGACCTTACTTCTGGAAGTGGAGATAAGGGAACTCCTATTATCTTAATTCAAGGATATTTTGACAACTACATAGATAACTAATTATTAAAATAAAAGAGATTGACTGGAAAGTATTTTTACTTAACAGTTCAATCTCTTTTTTAATTAATATTTTATTTTGTCAGCGTTTTATTTTATAAGCCACAATTCTATTTCATCTTTGCTTTTTTCTACTATCTCTTCTACTGTAAGACCTTCTGGCATTACTTTATCAAAGAATTTTATAGTTATTGGTGACATGCTGGGAATTCTCTGTCCATAAGGCATAGCTTCATATGCTCCTTTTATTCCAAATGGAACAACTGGTATATTCAATTCTTTAGAAAGAATAGCAAAAGTCTTTTTGAAATCCTGTATCTCTCCATCTCTTGTTCTTGCTCCTTCTGGGAATATAACAAGATTTTTTCCTTCTTTCAATACCTTAGCACTTACCTGCAAAGTTTCTTTTAAATTTTTATTAATATCTATAATAAGTACATTTCCTCTTTCAGCCAGATATTTTCTCAAAGGAGTACCAAAGTGAACTATTGTTCCAAGATAATATGTATCTCCCATTTTAGCAGATGATATTGCCTGATTAAAAATAAGAGCATCTAGGAAACTTTGATGGTTTCCTACATATATTGTCGGTTCTGAAAGTATTTTATCCTGCCCCTCTTTTTTCAGGCTGAAGTATATGCTGAAGAACGGCTTAAATATAAATCTTATTAACTTTCCTACCCATGCTGATTTAGGAAGTTCTATATTTGTATCTTGGCTGAGGATAGTTTTCCAGTCCACTTCATTGTCACTGAATTCTCCTCCTCTTTCCTTAACAAATTTAGCCATATCCAATACATTTTTTATATCAGTAAATTCTTCTTCTGTTATTTTTATTCCAAAACTCATTTCTATAAAGGACAATATCTCTACTATATCCAATGAATCAAGTCCTAAATCAAGCTCTAAGTGAGCATCAGGTGTAACTTCTACATTGTAGTTCTTCTCCATATAATCTTTTAAAGTTTCATATTCAGCTTTAAATTCTTGTGGAATTACTATCTCTTTTTTTACTTCATGTTTTGAACTATCTTCATTTTCATCTTCTATTGCCTGTCCTGCAAGGAAATCATTCAACATAAATCTTCTTACTTTTCCAAGCTTAGTTTTTGGAAGTTCATCTTTTACAATTTTTATTTCAAGTATTTTTCTATATTTAGGAGCTGTTATATTATATTTATCTATTATCTCCCATTTTAATGTTTCTTTTATATTAGTTATCTTTCTATGTTTTATAAGGTCAAAGTCAGGATACACAACTGCCATCAAATGATTGTTGTACTCCATAACAGCTATCTCTTTTATAAGATCTGTTCCTTTGAATATTTCACTTTCTATATCACTTGGATTGATATTTTTTCCATTAGAAAGAACTATCATCTCTTTTTTTCTTCCAATGATACTTAAATAATTATTTTCTAATTTACCAAGGTCACCTGTGTGGAACCATCCATCAGCATCTATTACTTCAGCTGTTGCTTTAGGATTATTGTAATATCCTTTCATTACATTGGCACCTTTTACCAGAACCTCTCCATCTTCAACTATTTTTACTTCTATATCCGGTATCAGTTCTCCTACTGTTCCGGGCTTTATTCTATCAGGGTTATTAAATGAAATAATTGGAGATGTTTCAGTAAGTCCGTACCCTTCCATCAATGGAAGTCCTAGAGTAAGGTAATCTCTGGCAATTTCAGGATCTAATTTAGCTCCCCCTGATGCCATTACTCTAAGTGAGCCTCCAAGTTCATTATTAACTTTTTTAAAGACTAATCTGCTAAGTGCACGACTGTTTATCTTTTGACATAGCTTGAATAATTTTTTGATTGCCCAGCTTTTATTTATCTGCCCCATTATAGCTTTATGAAGCATTTCCCATACTCTAGGCACCCCAATTATTACAGTTATTTTGTAATCTTTCAAAGCTTTTTTCAAAGCTTCAGAAGACATTTCATCTAATATTACAACTAAAGTTCCAAAGTACATAGTCATCAATAAGTTTATGTTTAATGGAAATATATGGTGATAAGGGAGAATAGCCAGTATTCTATCTGTTTCATCCACCAATTTTATTGCTTTTATAGCATTTATATTAGAAAGAAGGTTTGCATATGTAAGCATTACTCCCTTTGGATTTCCTGTTGTTCCAGAGGTATATAACAAAAGAGCTACATCTTCTACATTATCAATATTCACTTCATAGTCATCAGGTGTAAAATCTTCTGGAACTACTATTTCATCTACATTTATTATCTTTATATCTTTTCCATATTTTTCTTTAGCTTCAACAACATTTTTATAATTCTTATTTGTTGCATAAATATATTGAGGTTCTGCATCTTCAAATACATAAAGAAGCTGCTCTGCTGTATATCCAGCGTCTAAAACAACTCCTATTCCTTTTGAATTCCATACTGAAAATAATGCCTCTATTATTTCAGGTCTGTTTTCTATATATACAACAACTTTATCATCTTTTTTTATTTTCAATAACGTGGAATAATATTTTATCCCTGTTATCAGCTCTTTATATGAATATTCTCTATCCTTGTATATAATAGCTGCCTTCCCTCTATCATGTAAAAAATTCATCTGCTGCCTCCTGTTGTCAGAGATATTTTATAGATTGTCAATCATCTCTTCCAATTGTTTTCTATCTTTATTATTTAAATCTATTCCAGATTTTAATTTTTTCAAAACTTCACTTTCTTGTGCACTCATGCTCTTCTCTAAAACTTTTATAAGCATTTTTACATAAAAATTCATACTCATCTCCTTTTACCCTTTGAGGATATATCCCACTCCTCTTACTGTGTATATTAATTTTTCCTTGTGATCCTTATCTATTTTTCCT
Coding sequences within it:
- a CDS encoding carbamoyl phosphate synthase small subunit, giving the protein MKGKLILENGMSFEGKIFGELGETVGELVFNTGMTGYQELLTDPSYCGQIVVMTYPMIGNYGINLEDMESSKIHLKGFVIKEDAKLPNNFRCEMTLDGFLRQNKVVAFKGVDTRQLTKIIREEGAMRAIITSQDLTQKEIDEHFEKFCNKDAVSKVSTKEIYEIPGTGKRIGVMDFGIKRNILRSFKKRDCHMVVFPWNTTAEEIMKYDLDGLFLSNGPGDPADLTEVINEIKKMIGKLPIVAICLGHQLLAWALGGSTTKLKYGHRGCNHPVKDLEKNKIFITSQNHGYVVDNVPEAMKVTHINLNDNSIEGMKSSELKIMCVQYHPEAWPGPSDSDYLFDDFLQVIEG
- a CDS encoding GrdX family protein — its product is MDFIIITNNNKVYNFYKETNDVFYFQKKDFLDLLEIVKEEIYKGHKLLSDPIMYNLENSENPYKSIAVSKDTFSDDGTQKKLIDGVISIARKIPNRKNFSEFSETTLEEFRFIDLNLLTDGTKSFSY
- the carB gene encoding carbamoyl-phosphate synthase large subunit; amino-acid sequence: MLDKSIKKTLVIGSGPIIIGQAAEFDYSGTQACETLKKEGIEVVLINSNPATIMTDKAVADRIYIEPITADFVEKVIAKERPDSILAGMGGQTALNMAVELSEKGILEKYGVKVIGTPIESIKRGEDRELFREAMEKIGEPIIQSKIVENLEDGFKVAREIGYPVVVRPAYTLGGTGGGFAYNPKELEDILMKGLALSRVKQVLIEKSILGWKEIEYEVIRDKDGNCITVCNMENIDPVGIHTGDSIVVAPSQTLSDREYQMLRTSAIKIVNEIGVIGGCNVQFSLHPKSFEYAIIEINPRVSRSSALASKATGYPIARVATRLSLGYLLDEVKNEVTGKTFACFEPALDYIVVKIPKWPFDKFKKADKKLGTKMMATGEVMAIGNNFEAAFLKGIRSLEIGRYNLEHPVAQKMTMEELKAAVVKPDDERIFIVAEMLRRGYIKEKLQKITGIDKFFMEKIEWIVKQEEILKDTEFKNLDETYLRNLKKKGFSDKGIASLMGVTEKDIERKRKYFHIEPVYKMVDTCAGEFAADSSYFYSTYDQYDEVEVSNKRKIVVIGSGPIRIGQGIEFDYCTVHAVKTLKKLGIESIIINNNPETVSTDFSTADKLYFEPLVTEDIMNILEKEKPEGVILQFGGQTAIKLANDLSDRGIKVIGTSADKIDEAEDRERFEEMMEELDIARPKGRAVWDVEHGIEIANEINYPVLVRPSYVLGGQGMEICHDEYNLVKYLEASFDRDPSNPVLIDKYLNGIELEVDAICDGEDILIPGVMEHLERAGVHSGDSITIYPQQNLYEGTEAELLEITKRIAKALEVKGMMNIQFIAYENKLYVIEVNPRSSRTVPYISKVSGVPAIEIATRVALGEKLKDMAYGTGIYKKPNVVAVKVPVFSTEKLSSVEVSLGPEMRSTGEVLGVGNNVDEAIYKGLLGANRVHLIKDRKILVTIRDKDKDEFLPIAKSLIAHGSILFATSGTQKFLAENGVEATVVNKIDEPSPNISDVLKNREVDLLINTPTKANDAQRDGFKMRRTAIEYGVDVLTALDTINAILRMQDGHIEEDKLDVFDVSKI